From Chryseobacterium sp. H1D6B, a single genomic window includes:
- a CDS encoding AI-2E family transporter, whose protein sequence is MNFVKLPFLLKLTLVLISIIGLGFLIELGQSILAPFFLAFLMAMLFLPFSTFLERRLRLPRSVSTIISLMVMLVILAGLIFFFGSQLSSFSKDLPHLRMQFNTVFNSLQNWVSDTFHVKIHEQLDYIDQGLNKLLSSSGVILGFTFGIFSTGLGFLFFFILFFIFILNYRRILNNFIVNVFNEKHKASVQEVVSEVRVMTKKYILGLCIQVIIVSTLTSTVLTILGVKYAILLGILTGLLNVIPYLGIFISLLISCFIAFATSSPSTCIYVVIGYIAVHVIDGNIILPFVVGSKVKINALFSFIGIILGEHLWGISGMFLCIPAIAIIKIIFERVDGLKPWGKLLGEEERPHKKKKTYKISKNITLKEMD, encoded by the coding sequence ATGAATTTCGTTAAACTTCCTTTTCTTCTTAAACTTACGTTAGTCCTCATTTCCATTATAGGACTCGGCTTTCTCATAGAATTAGGACAAAGCATTCTGGCTCCTTTCTTTTTGGCATTCTTAATGGCAATGCTGTTTTTACCATTTTCAACTTTTTTAGAAAGAAGATTAAGGCTTCCACGCTCGGTTTCTACAATAATCTCTTTGATGGTTATGCTGGTGATATTAGCCGGCCTAATATTTTTCTTTGGATCACAGTTGTCCAGTTTCAGCAAAGATTTACCCCATTTAAGAATGCAGTTCAATACAGTATTCAACAGTCTTCAAAATTGGGTTTCTGATACTTTTCATGTTAAAATCCATGAGCAGCTAGATTATATCGATCAGGGATTAAATAAACTTCTTTCTTCGTCCGGAGTTATTTTAGGATTTACTTTCGGCATTTTTTCTACGGGATTAGGCTTTCTATTTTTCTTTATTTTGTTTTTCATTTTCATTTTAAATTACAGAAGAATTTTAAACAATTTTATTGTAAATGTTTTTAATGAAAAGCACAAAGCAAGCGTACAGGAAGTCGTTTCAGAAGTACGGGTCATGACTAAGAAATATATCCTGGGCCTCTGCATTCAAGTAATAATTGTCTCTACGCTTACCTCAACAGTTCTTACAATTTTAGGGGTAAAATATGCCATCCTTCTAGGTATTTTAACTGGGCTTCTCAATGTAATTCCTTATTTAGGAATATTTATTTCTCTTTTGATCTCATGTTTCATTGCTTTTGCTACATCTTCTCCATCTACATGCATTTACGTAGTGATCGGCTATATTGCAGTACACGTAATAGACGGCAACATTATCCTGCCTTTTGTAGTAGGATCAAAGGTAAAAATCAATGCGTTGTTTTCATTTATCGGAATTATTTTAGGGGAACATCTTTGGGGAATTTCGGGAATGTTTCTTTGTATTCCTGCGATTGCTATCATTAAAATAATCTTTGAAAGAGTGGACGGCTTAAAACCCTGGGGGAAATTACTTGGTGAAGAAGAAAGGCCTCACAAAAAGAAAAAGACTTACAAAATATCAAAGAATATCACTTTAAAAGAAATGGATTAA